The DNA window AGGTCCGGAATGACGACATGGGATGTTATCCTGAACCTTGGGCTGAATTTATTTCTGGATTGATTCAGGATCGTTGACGGTGTAGTGTAGATTCCGGATCAGCTCTGGAATGACAGCAAGGGATGTCATCCTGATCTCCGTCCTGTATTTATTTCAGGATCTTGGCATACTAGGACGGGGATTCCGTGTAAACTTTACGCTCATAGTGTAACTATATTGACAATTAACATCTAAAAAATGTAAAAATTTTTAATGGAGAAATATTGTGCCAATGACGAGGGAAACTAGAAATACGTTAATTTCAGTTATAATCTTTATTATTGTACTTGGAAGTGATATTCTTACAAAAGCGCTTGTGGAAAAATATATTTCTATCTATGAACGGGTCAATATACTTGGCAGCTTTGTACAACTCACACTCATCTACAATCAGGGTGGAATATTTGGTATATTACAGGGCTATCAGCAATTTTTCCTTATTGTTTCAATCATTGTGTTTTTGCTTCTTGTTGCATATTTTATACTGGAAAAGAATAAAACGCTTATTTTTACCTCAAGCATGGGGCTAATCTGCGCAGGCGCCATAGGCAATATCCTGGATAGAATTACTGGCAAACCTGGCGTCGTTGATTTTATATACATTGGTAGTGATGAAGTTTTCCGCTGGCCAGCGTTTAATGTTGCTGATTCTTCAATTGTGGTTGGTGCCACGCTTCTTGTCATTCACCAACTTATGGAAGAGAAAAAACGGAAAGCTAAAAAACAAATATAATTAA is part of the Spirochaetota bacterium genome and encodes:
- the lspA gene encoding signal peptidase II — protein: MTRETRNTLISVIIFIIVLGSDILTKALVEKYISIYERVNILGSFVQLTLIYNQGGIFGILQGYQQFFLIVSIIVFLLLVAYFILEKNKTLIFTSSMGLICAGAIGNILDRITGKPGVVDFIYIGSDEVFRWPAFNVADSSIVVGATLLVIHQLMEEKKRKAKKQI